The following coding sequences lie in one Musa acuminata AAA Group cultivar baxijiao chromosome BXJ3-1, Cavendish_Baxijiao_AAA, whole genome shotgun sequence genomic window:
- the LOC135581034 gene encoding glycosyltransferase family 92 protein Os08g0121900-like, whose product MKGRRRAGGGRAWARGSSASSSWFALVAFLCCPLFATVAFSTFRIFGVSFRPVLLPTWQTSVINAVATDHSFLRRESISATATATATFAAKRGSNNPSSIRIQEAISFPDQVLVFLQFSSSLPRLDLVCLYYPPSNPTTSSSSPVADLRLPAIIPSFPTSFIRCPLAPRGFSISLSPDLPLLKPRPWDHLTYAALLDPHDNSTVVFAKGFNLRPARLSDPSRYECVFGWNFAKPKYLLTSPALTAAQEIIRCNTPPSVLLRFRSQSEPNPPLVSVKTKGRGAITLPSVARPETLRLSSRKNRHTMCVCTMMRNQARFLPEWIIYHSLIGVERWFIYDNDSDDDIEQVIESLGMSNYVVSRHLWPWVKTQEAGFAHCALRARGYCEWVGFIDVDEFLYLPTNFTLHDVLQNYSSMPWIGELRTACYSFGPSGRKTTPSEGVMVGYTCRLGAPERHKSIVRPEVLNPSLINVVHHFHLKEGMRYVNMEKGLIVINHYKYQVWEVFKEKFYRRVATYVADWQNEENVGSKDRAPGLGTKAVEPSDWSSRFCEVNDTGLRDWVSIAFIDPQTGLLPWQKGRNLI is encoded by the exons ATGAAAGGCCGGAGGAGAGCAGGCGGAGGGAGGGCCTGGGCGAGGGGCTCCTCCGCTTCGTCCTCGTGGTTTGCCCTGGTCGCCTTCCTCTGCTGCCCCCTCTTTGCTACCGTCGCCTTCTCCACCTTCCGAATCTTCGGAG TGTCGTTCCGCCCGGTGCTGCTGCCGACATGGCAGACTTCGGTCATCAACGCTGTCGCCACCGATCACTCCTTCCTCCGGCGAGAGTCCATATCCGCCACCGCCACGGCCACCGCCACCTTCGCCGCAAAGCGTGGCAGTAACAACCCTTCTTCCATCCGTATCCAAGAAGCCATCTCCTTCCCGGACCAAGTCCTCGTCTTCCTCCAATTCTCCAGCTCCCTCCCAAGATTAGACCTTGTTTGCCTCTACTATCCCCCAAGCAatcccaccacctcctcctcttcccccgTTGCTGACCTCCGGCTCCCGGCCATCATCCCCTCCTTTCCAACTTCCTTCATCCGCTGCCCCCTTGCGCCTCGCGGCTTCTCTATCTCCCTTTCCCCTGATCTCCCCCTGCTCAAACCCCGGCCTTGGGACCATCTCACCTACGCCGCCCTTCTCGACCCCCACGACAACTCCACTGTTGTCTTTGCAAAAGGCTTCAACCTCCGTCCTGCCCGCCTCTCCGACCCTTCTCGCTACGAGTGCGTCTTTGGCTGGAACTTTGCCAAGCCCAAGTACCTTCTGACCTCCCCTGCCCTCACTGCAGCCCAGGAAATCATCCGCTGCAACACCCCACCCAGCGTCCTTCTTCGTTTCCGCAGCCAATCTGAACCCAATCCTCCCCTTGTATCAGTCAAGACCAAGGGCCGTGGTGCCATCACCCTCCCGTCCGTTGCCCGCCCTGAGACCCTCCGGTTAAGCAGCAGGAAGAACCGGCACACCATGTGCGTGTGCACAATGATGCGCAACCAAGCCAGGTTCCTCCCGGAATGGATCATCTACCACTCACTCATTGGGGTCGAGCGGTGGTTCATCTACGATAACGACAGTGATGATGACATTGAGCAAGTGATTGAATCACTCGGCATGTCCAATTACGTTGTCAGTCGCCATTTGTGGCCCTGGGTGAAGACTCAGGAAGCAGGTTTTGCACATTGTGCGCTTCGCGCCAGAGGTTATTGCGAGTGGGTGGGATTCATTGATGTCGATGAATTCTTATACCTTCCAACCAATTTCACGCTTCATGATGTCCTCCAGAACTACTCGAGTATGCCTTGGATTGGAGAGCTCAGAACAGCTTGCTACAGTTTTGGACCTTCGGGAAGAAAGACAACACCGTCGGAGGGTGTCATGGTGGGATACACATGTAGGCTGGGTGCACCTGAACGGCACAAGTCAATTGTTCGTCCAGAGGTACTGAATCCTTCTCTCATCAATGTCGTGCACCATTTCCATTTGAAAGAAGGgatgagatatgtgaacatggagAAGGGACTTATAGTGATCAACCATTACAAGTATCAAGTGTGGGAAGTGTTCAAGGAGAAGTTTTACCGGAGGGTGGCGACCTACGTTGCCGATTGGCAAAATGAGGAGAATGTGGGGTCGAAGGACCGGGCACCAGGGCTGGGAACAAAGGCAGTGGAACCATCAGATTGGTCAAGCAGATTCTGCGAGGTTAACGATACAGGGCTTAGGGATTGGGTTTCTATAGCCTTCATTGACCCACAAACTGGCCTTCTCCCATGGCAGAAGGGCAGGAATTTAATTTGA